A stretch of DNA from Microlunatus capsulatus:
GGTGAGCCTGGAGCGCGGTCGCGGCGGCGGTCGCGGCATCTACTGGGTGCTGAAGAACGTCCTGCTCGGCCCCGCCATCGACAAGATCTTCCGGCCGGTGGCCGAGGGCGTGGAGAACGTCCCCAGCACGGGCCCGGCCATCCTGGCCAGCAACCACCTGTCCTTCGCCGACTGGCTGTTCATGCCGCTGGTCCTCGACCGCCGGGTGACCTTCGTGGCCAAGTCCGACTACTTCACCGGCGTCGGGGTCAAGGGCTGGGCGCAGCGCCGCTTCTTCGCCGGCACCGGCCAGGTGCCGATCGACCGCACCGGCGGTCGCGCCAGCGAGGGCGCCCTGCGGGCCGGGCTCAAGGTGCTGGAGCGCGGCGAGCTCTTCGGCATCTACCCCGAGGGCACCCGCAGCCACGACGGCCGGCTCTACAAGGGCCGGACCGGCGTCGCCCGGATGGCCCTGCTGGCCAAGGTGCCGGTGATCCCCACCGCGGTGATCGGCACCGACGTCATCGCGCCCCCGGGCAAGATCATCACCAAGATCGTCAGCCCGACCGTCCGGTTCGGCACGCCGCTGGACTTCTCGCGCTACGAGGGCATGGAGGGCGACCGCTTCATCCTGCGCTCGGTCACCGACGAGATCATGTACGCGATCATGGAGCTCTCCGGCCAGGAGTACGTCGACCTCTACGCCCCGGCGGCGAAGGAGGCCGCGGCCCGCGAGGCGGCGGCGGCGGAGCGGGACGAGATCTCCCCGCAGGCCTGAGCGTTCGCCCCGGCCGGGCCCCCGGGACGGCGACGCTGGCCGTAGGGTGCGGCCATGGGGGCGACGGAGGTGCTCGAGGCGCTGCCCGGCCCCGACGAGGGTCCGGGCGTCGCGGCGCTGCTCCCGCTGGTCCGACGGATCGTCCACGCCCGGGTGCAGGACAAGGCCGCGGCCGAGGACCTCGTCCAGGAGACCCTGGTCCGGGTGCTCGCCGCCGCCGACCGCGTGGAGCCCGGGATGCTCGAGCCGTACGCCATCGTCACGGCCCGCAACGTCGTCGCCTCGATGTGGAAGGAGCGGGACCGGCACCGCCGCAACGTGCACCGGGTCGTCGACCTGGTGCCGGTGGAGGCCCCCGACGCCGACCTGCTGCGCGAGGAGGAGCGGGGCGCCGTCGCCGCCGCCCTGGACCGGCTGAGCGAGCGCGAGCGGCGCACCCTGCTGGCCCACGAGGTGGCCGGCCAGGACACCCGTTCCCTCGGCTCCGAGCTGGGGCTCTCGGCCGGGGCCGTCGCGGCCCAGCTGAACCGCAGCCGCGCGAGGCTGCGGGTGGAGTACCTGCTGCAGCTGCAGGACGAGGAGCCGCCGACCGGGCGCTGCCGCCCGGTGCTGTTCGCGCTCTCCCTCGGCGACCGGCGGCGCCAGCGCGAGCTGGATGCCGCGCGCCACCTGCTGGAGTGCGTCTTCTGCGCCGGTCTGAGCGAGCCGCTGCTGGAGCGCTCGCCGGACGCCGGGACGGTCGTGACCGTCCGCATCGAGGCCGACCCGGACATCGTCGCGGCCCGCCGGGCGGCGCGCGAGCTGGCCGCCCGCATCGGGTTCTCCCGCACCGACCTCACCCTCGT
This window harbors:
- a CDS encoding lysophospholipid acyltransferase family protein, whose translation is MSLERGRGGGRGIYWVLKNVLLGPAIDKIFRPVAEGVENVPSTGPAILASNHLSFADWLFMPLVLDRRVTFVAKSDYFTGVGVKGWAQRRFFAGTGQVPIDRTGGRASEGALRAGLKVLERGELFGIYPEGTRSHDGRLYKGRTGVARMALLAKVPVIPTAVIGTDVIAPPGKIITKIVSPTVRFGTPLDFSRYEGMEGDRFILRSVTDEIMYAIMELSGQEYVDLYAPAAKEAAAREAAAAERDEISPQA
- a CDS encoding sigma-70 family RNA polymerase sigma factor, producing the protein MGATEVLEALPGPDEGPGVAALLPLVRRIVHARVQDKAAAEDLVQETLVRVLAAADRVEPGMLEPYAIVTARNVVASMWKERDRHRRNVHRVVDLVPVEAPDADLLREEERGAVAAALDRLSERERRTLLAHEVAGQDTRSLGSELGLSAGAVAAQLNRSRARLRVEYLLQLQDEEPPTGRCRPVLFALSLGDRRRQRELDAARHLLECVFCAGLSEPLLERSPDAGTVVTVRIEADPDIVAARRAARELAARIGFSRTDLTLVATAVSEIARNIVRFAGRGEVVVELLEQPRPGVRVTARDVGPGIADVERALADGYSTYHGLGLGLPGARRLMDEFAVVSEVDRGTTVTMTKWKKEGTA